A segment of the Chitinivibrio alkaliphilus ACht1 genome:
CTGGCCCACAATTCATTCATGTCATAGGGCTTTTTTATATAATCATCTGCACCTGTATTGAGTCCTTCAATGACGTGTTTTATATCCGCTCTACCAGTAAGCAGTATGCTATACATGGGGTACTTTTTAGAATAATCATTTTTCACAATCTGGCATAATTCCGCACCAGACGTATAGGGCATTTCCCAATCAAGAAGTAAGAGACGGGGACCATCTGCTTTTTGGAGTAACTCTTCAGCTTCTTTTCCATTATGCGCAAGTGATACAGTAATGCCATTATGTTCGAGATAGTTCTGTAAGAGTACGTTGGACACGTTGTCATCGTCGGCTAATATCATA
Coding sequences within it:
- a CDS encoding response regulator yields the protein MKYDMILADDDNVSNVLLQNYLEHNGITVSLAHNGKEAEELLQKADGPRLLLLDWEMPYTSGAELCQIVKNDYSKKYPMYSILLTGRADIKHVIEGLNTGADDYIKKPYDMNELWA